DNA from Kluyveromyces marxianus DMKU3-1042 DNA, complete genome, chromosome 8:
AAAATGGGCGCGCAACTCCCTCGCTTAGCATCGCTGAACGACTCCCAACATGGAAAGTCCTTGATGATACTACCACGAAATTACGCGCAATTCCACCTCCCAATGCCCAATAAGGTCTCATAATCGTTGCCATCTGATAGCAATGCAACTATGCCACACACTACCTAAGACACAACtccaaaataaaacataAAACACCTCTATAAATGCCTCTATGACATGGATGATTCATTCCAGTTTAAAGCTCTTCttcacatatataatatatatatattgtatcaaatataatatatactatataaCATAAATGGCCGGGTAACTACATGTAGAATATAGGTGTGTAATTCTGGAGGTGCAAACAGCACTATATTTCGTATATAATCCCTCAACAAAAAGGGCCCATACCGTGTCGAAACACTCCAAAAATGCTGTTGCCCATCCAGGACATGAATTGGTTCATAAAACGTGTCGTCTAGTATCTgaatagaaagaaatatatgGGTCGGGTCTAAGATAGACAATAGCAGTAATCaaacaaattgaaaagagaaaaaaaattgtctATACCATCCCTTCTACCTTCTTTCTCAGTTCTTTAGGGCCACTGGCTCGGATTGGTTACCGTTCTCAATCTTGATGAACTTGGCTTCAGACTTGGATCTGCTCAAAACAGCGTTGGTTTGTAGTTCTGGCTTCAAAGCAGCACGCACAGTTTTAGCTGCAATGGCAGCGTAGTTGTTGAAGGTCAAACCAGCCTTTCTCCAGGTAGACATTTCTGATATGTGTTGTTATGTGTGAGTGGTAGAGGAGTTGAGATTCCAGAATCGTTTCAAGACCTTTTCCGAAGTCACGCAAGGTGTGTTAAACTGTTATAAGTATTATAAGCTTTCATTTTCTAATATGTGTTGAGAAATCTTGTGCAATATAAAAGTTCCACATCCAATCTTCGAAAGTGGAAGGTTTTGGGTGGTGGAAACCGTGTACAGTGACATATGTTTCATTGGTTCGTATGTAGTGAGTTATTGTTTGCACGTGACACTTAATAATTGTGGGAAGTGTTGTTCGTTGGACGTGATATAGATGTGTCTCATAGCCGCCCAGGCCGCTCTACGCCCATCTGTTAGGACGGCGCTTAAATTGGAAACGAAATGAGGAggaagcaaaaaaaaaaaaaagaataagtATATAAAGGGGGTATACTGTCCAGAATGGGAGGTTGGTTTCATTCAGTTCCCCTCCCcgatatatattaatagtTAATTACAAGTTAAGTGGGCACAGAAGGGTAATTGGGGGTACCGGTACTACTTACTGGTTAGTGTACTGATGCTACTATTTGGAATGGGGGGAGgaaataatttttttgggGGGGTGTATGTGATCACGTGTAGATCACATGACACATAAAAGAAGGatatttaaaaaataaaataaaagaaacgaCGATGCGTGCTGGCGTTCTGTATGTAAAATTTAAGCACAAGAAACGTCCCCAGATGGTCATATAAGctgatgagatgagatgagatgagacGAGATGAGATTAGGTGTGGGAGAACGAGTTTTAAACTGTACGAACCCCAGGaataagaaagaaagcGCAGTGATATGCAAGAGACAGTGGAACGGGTGAACCGGGACTTGTTCTACAAGGTGGCTTCGGAGCTTGAAAAGGAACGTCTAGAGGCCGCTATCCAATTGATCAATGAGATCAGCAGCGTGGATCCCGAAAGCGGAGCCAAGGAGTGGGAGTATGTCCTAGATAGGCTTATTAAAGGTCTTGCGTCTAACCGTGGTGGGGCAAGACTCGGTTTCTCGATGTGCTTGACGGAAGTCGTGGCACTAGCGTTGGATAAGGGTGCTTTATTGAGTAGCATCGATGAGTTTTTGGACAGGTTAGACCAAACTCTTGGTGGTAAGGATGGCGTTAAGAACGGGAAGGAGGAGCGTGGCCTATTGTTTGGTCAAATGTTTGCACTACAAGCTCTTTTAAACGAGCCAGTATTCTCCAAGGTGTTCTTGACCAAGTCCAATTCAGGCCTAAATATCGAGTTTTTACTcaagtttttggaaaaattgATCCATTTGGCTCTTTTGAAGACCTGGTTGAGGGAGCCTTGTCTCTACAGTGTTTACCAGACTATTCGTAAGTGTGAGCAATGGTTACGCGAAGATCCTGTGAGCATTAAGCTTATATTGGGTCTCTTGGACGAAAACAAATTGACCCTTACAAACGAGGGTTTGTCGATCTACTTAATGTTCAACAATATGCGTTCCAAGTATGCATCCagtctttctttgaaaaatgcaGGCTGGAAGAACAACGATCCCTTGTCTAAGGGTAACGTTCAGTTGTTGGCAACTGTTCTTAAAGACGTGGTTCCAGTGGAAAAATCAGATTTAAAACAAAAGGGAAACTGGTCACCAAGATTACACTACGTTTGGGACATGTTACTTCCATTACttgaaggtgaagaagatcaGGAAGAGGAAACAGGACATGTTtccaaaaagagaaagaagaactcgAAGTCTGGCTCGTCATCATCAGTTTCTGGGGACCGTTCCGGAAGAATTTTGTTCCCTGAGTTCTGGCaagctgttgttgatgaatctttcttcaacgAAAAGGCGTCCaacgaaagaaaatatCTTGGGTTCCTCATTCTAGAAAAGGCAGTCCAAATATGTTCTGCAAAGCATGTCTCTGTGTTATTGTCTCAAAATATTGTGAGATGCATAATCAACCAAAGCCAAAACTCTCAAAGAATGTTGAACAAAATTGCAAATCAGACACTAAAAACAATCACTGCTGAATGTGAAAAGACTCCTGATAAAGTAGAACCATTAGTTCGCGTGCTATGGTTTGGGAAGAATGGTACCATCAACTTTGACAAGCtctcaaaaagaaaatttgTCGATACTCTATTGACAACGTCGACTTTGGACAAACATAATTTGATGGATCTGGTAACGCTCTTAATATCACAACTTCCAGAAGATCAATCAACCAACGAGAAGTTAAACTTGTCAAGGTTCATATTTGACACCCTGTTACACCTGACTAGGGCTCACAAGGCACGTGCAGAAAGTAGATGGGTCAAGCCTATTTTATCGACCATTGTCGATGCAGCCTTTTTCAACAGTTCAGAGAATACCAAATTGTCTGAATTAGCAAAAGAACGTCTATACTCGATCCTTGGAGAATTGATCAATACTTCAGTAACGGAAGGTGATGATACCACATCATGGCCATATATTGCTTTACAAACCATTTTAGAAAAGCAATCTTCCGGATCGACACTTTCTACCGATCTGGATGAGGAATTGAAGGCGATTAGTAACTCTGCTGTACAAACGCTCACAGATATTCATTctaaaaataagaaaatgaaaaactcCAAGTTGGGTGGATtggaacttcttctttccatgGCAATTCTACAGTTGTACACTGGTGATGAGGAATCTGTCTCCATTTTGCAAGACTTGATATCATTCTACGAACAATCTAATGAGGAATCCACAGACTTGGTCGGTATTACTGAGATCTTATTGTCTCTTGTCGCCCAAAGAAAGTCGTTGTTGAAGAGATTGAGTTTGATTGTCTGGGAATCCTTTGTACAAGATATCGGAGAACCAGAACTAGATGTTTTGCTTCAAACTTTGACTGCCAGAGAAAACAAGCAAGGTTTTGCAGCTCTTTTCGAAGGTGAAGGTGAAGGTGATGAGAGcaatgaggaagaagatgacgacgaGGAAGAGATCGAAGAGGATGGTctcgaagatgaagatgaagatgaggacATGGAAGACGACGATTCTAGCAACGATGATGAGATATCAAGTGATGATGCTTCTGGAGATTTAGAGaagattgaaaaagagACAACCAGCGCTTTAGCTAAGGCATTAAACTTGCCTGAGTCCATAGTTGGAGAAAATGGTGAGGTTCAGCTGGGACAAatcgatgatgaagatgatgacaaCGATGATCtaagtgaagaagaagaagaagaatctaTGGATGACGAAGCAATGATGCAGTTAGATGATCAACTATCCCAGATCTTCAAACGTCGTAAAGAGGCTTTGAATACAATTCCAACAGGTAACAAGAGAAAGTTGGAAGTCCAGGAATCGCGTGAAAACGTTATATCTTTCAAACACAGAGTAGTTGACATGTTGGAAATCTACGTAAAGAGCGTTGAACAACTCGAAGacaaaactgaaaaattgcAAAATATCTTGATGATAATCATGCCTTTGTTAGAATGCTTGAAGCAAACTTTGGACAAATCTTTGGCCGACAAATGTGCCAgattgatgaaattgaggATATCCAAGTTGAAGATTCATAACAACAAGGGTTCGACTGCTGAAGGTGATGCTCAATCTCTAGCTCCTGCTATTTGggatcttgaagaagatgttcaCAAGTTGATGTTGACTTCGAAACCAGGGCAATTCCAGCAACTATTCTTCTCGACATGTTCATTGTCTTCGTTATTCTTGGCCAAACTCTATGTCACCTACGATGGTCCAATTGACGAACTAATTGACTTGTACGCCGAGACTTCGAAGGTATGGATGAAAAAGGGTAAGTTCGCTGTGAATTTCTTTATCGATTTCGCCAACTGGCTTCAATCCAAAAGAGAAGTGAAAGGTGAAGACTAAACTGAACTGAACCACTCTAGTATTATAACTTATCTtatatatagtataatataatatcgATAGATACATGATAGACAAACGTCTACTCTAGTGTTCTTACATCAAGGTCAGCTGGCGGCTTTGGAGGATGTACGATTTTGCTTGCTGGCTTCCATATTTGTAGTACattgtcttcttcaacgCTACACATTAACCATGGCACATTAAGGTTGTAAGAAAATTCGTTGACTGGACTCTTGTGGCCACCATGCATCATGAATAATTCTGGAACACCATCATATGCATCATCCTGCTGTTGTTCTGCACCAATGTTGAACAAGTCCCACATTATGACTCTTCTGTCTGAAGCGCTTGATGTTATTAATCCATCTTGATGTGGGGAAAACTCTAACGATGTTACTGAATCTTCATGACCAGACATTGAGTGTAATGGTTTCGAGATGTTACGCATGTCATAAATATAGACATTAGAATCTGTTCCTGCGGCAGCTAGTAGATTATGTGAATGTTTGCTGAAGGCCAAAGTGTTAAAGGCCGAAGATACCTTTAGCTCTGAAACTGGAGATTTAGATTTCGTATCATGGATTAGTAAAGTCTTATCTTCAGAGACTGTTCCAAATACTGTCTGCTTGAATTCATGCCACTTACAGTCATTCACAATGTCTGTATGGTTAGTGAAGGTTTGAAGAGGCGATTTATTGGAAGAATCCGAGGATGATGAAATGTCCCAAAGCGCAACCGTACTATCATCTGAACAAGATAACAATTGACCAGAAACGTTCGAATTAAACGCAAGACCGTACCCATTTTCCTTATGATAAGAGTAGCTGGATATAGCTGCTGCATCCTTTTCTGGACTATTTCTATCGAACACAGAGATCGTACCTTTCCCATTGAGAGTCGCAAAGATATTTGGTGACTGTGGCATGAACCTAGCTCTTGTCACTTCGAAATCGTGTTTGAACTTTTTAGTAATTTTAATCTTCGAGTTGTGGTGGTTCTTCTCATCTGACTCACCTTGTGGAGGGCTTGACGAAGACACAACACTTTCAGGTAAGTCTATAGCTGCAATTTTCAAATAGTTTGGTTCATCATCAGCAGTTAGCGTTCCAATTAGCAACTCTTGTCTTTGTAACTGGATACCATTTACCTCTCGTGGCTTGAGTTCTGTTGGAAGCCATTGAACAGTGAGTGAAGGCCATGTTAGCCTTGTTTCACTAACGAAATCATACATCATTGGGACATTGGAAAGCCACAAGTCATATTCCTCCTCTATCGTGGTAggttgttcttcttcctgtACTTCTGCCATAGTTTCTGGGATATCAAGGGCTCAATTGAGTGGTTGTTGTAGATTTTGGATGTCTAGAACCAAGTAATCCTCACCTAGTTACTCTATGTAGTTTCAACTGTTGTGAAGAAgtttaattcttcaatggtCAGGCATCGCGTCGATTTAAAGTTTAGCTTCCTTTTGGTGATGGAAAGCAGAAAAGGAAAGTCACGTGAACCAAGGTAACTCATCAAAGGTGTGTAGGGTATTATTGATATAAACAGAGTTATATGGGAGGGGAGGGGGTATTTAACGATGCAGGAGTGATTGTAGGGGGCCAAAAGGTATACTTACTACTTActtaac
Protein-coding regions in this window:
- the ATP15 gene encoding F1F0 ATP synthase subunit epsilon (mitochondrial) gives rise to the protein MSTWRKAGLTFNNYAAIAAKTVRAALKPELQTNAVLSRSKSEAKFIKIENGNQSEPVALKN
- the HAT2 gene encoding Hat2p; translated protein: MAEVQEEEQPTTIEEEYDLWLSNVPMMYDFVSETRLTWPSLTVQWLPTELKPREVNGIQLQRQELLIGTLTADDEPNYLKIAAIDLPESVVSSSSPPQGESDEKNHHNSKIKITKKFKHDFEVTRARFMPQSPNIFATLNGKGTISVFDRNSPEKDAAAISSYSYHKENGYGLAFNSNVSGQLLSCSDDSTVALWDISSSSDSSNKSPLQTFTNHTDIVNDCKWHEFKQTVFGTVSEDKTLLIHDTKSKSPVSELKVSSAFNTLAFSKHSHNLLAAAGTDSNVYIYDMRNISKPLHSMSGHEDSVTSLEFSPHQDGLITSSASDRRVIMWDLFNIGAEQQQDDAYDGVPELFMMHGGHKSPVNEFSYNLNVPWLMCSVEEDNVLQIWKPASKIVHPPKPPADLDVRTLE
- the POL5 gene encoding DNA-directed DNA polymerase, whose amino-acid sequence is MQETVERVNRDLFYKVASELEKERLEAAIQLINEISSVDPESGAKEWEYVLDRLIKGLASNRGGARLGFSMCLTEVVALALDKGALLSSIDEFLDRLDQTLGGKDGVKNGKEERGLLFGQMFALQALLNEPVFSKVFLTKSNSGLNIEFLLKFLEKLIHLALLKTWLREPCLYSVYQTIRKCEQWLREDPVSIKLILGLLDENKLTLTNEGLSIYLMFNNMRSKYASSLSLKNAGWKNNDPLSKGNVQLLATVLKDVVPVEKSDLKQKGNWSPRLHYVWDMLLPLLEGEEDQEEETGHVSKKRKKNSKSGSSSSVSGDRSGRILFPEFWQAVVDESFFNEKASNERKYLGFLILEKAVQICSAKHVSVLLSQNIVRCIINQSQNSQRMLNKIANQTLKTITAECEKTPDKVEPLVRVLWFGKNGTINFDKLSKRKFVDTLLTTSTLDKHNLMDLVTLLISQLPEDQSTNEKLNLSRFIFDTLLHLTRAHKARAESRWVKPILSTIVDAAFFNSSENTKLSELAKERLYSILGELINTSVTEGDDTTSWPYIALQTILEKQSSGSTLSTDLDEELKAISNSAVQTLTDIHSKNKKMKNSKLGGLELLLSMAILQLYTGDEESVSILQDLISFYEQSNEESTDLVGITEILLSLVAQRKSLLKRLSLIVWESFVQDIGEPELDVLLQTLTARENKQGFAALFEGEGEGDESNEEEDDDEEEIEEDGLEDEDEDEDMEDDDSSNDDEISSDDASGDLEKIEKETTSALAKALNLPESIVGENGEVQLGQIDDEDDDNDDLSEEEEEESMDDEAMMQLDDQLSQIFKRRKEALNTIPTGNKRKLEVQESRENVISFKHRVVDMLEIYVKSVEQLEDKTEKLQNILMIIMPLLECLKQTLDKSLADKCARLMKLRISKLKIHNNKGSTAEGDAQSLAPAIWDLEEDVHKLMLTSKPGQFQQLFFSTCSLSSLFLAKLYVTYDGPIDELIDLYAETSKVWMKKGKFAVNFFIDFANWLQSKREVKGED